The following coding sequences are from one Paenibacillus sp. JDR-2 window:
- a CDS encoding LysR family transcriptional regulator, translating into MNISQLETLLTISKTMSFRKAGELLNLTQPAVSAQIKTLEEEFKTVLIDRNQPVTLTDHGKVFLEHAERILAVVEELKQKLSDLNAIPQGHIVLGTTSSMAIQILPRVLSYFQDQYPLIKTTIHTMPSSQVLASVENGSVDMGITYISEKNPNMDSSILYYDSFVLVASPAHPLSQVAHTTIDMIKDYPFIMLAPDTLGRRFLDQIFKKNNIQPNIIMELSSSEEVKRMVEINLGIAVVSKLSIANELRLGSLKIIKVTELEPYHPVAVVYKSGRYLNTAMQQFLSDLKGMPEQSFLGSE; encoded by the coding sequence TTGAATATTAGCCAGCTTGAAACGCTCCTCACCATATCCAAGACGATGAGCTTCCGCAAAGCCGGCGAGCTGCTGAATTTGACACAGCCGGCCGTCTCTGCTCAAATCAAGACGCTGGAGGAAGAATTCAAGACAGTTCTCATCGATCGCAATCAGCCCGTTACCTTGACCGACCACGGAAAAGTTTTTCTGGAGCACGCGGAGAGAATACTTGCGGTTGTTGAAGAATTAAAGCAGAAGCTGTCCGATTTGAATGCGATACCTCAAGGCCATATCGTACTTGGAACTACCTCATCCATGGCCATTCAGATATTGCCCCGGGTATTATCTTACTTTCAGGACCAGTACCCGCTTATTAAAACGACGATCCACACGATGCCATCCTCGCAAGTTCTGGCCAGCGTAGAGAACGGCTCCGTCGATATGGGCATTACTTACATCTCGGAAAAAAATCCGAACATGGACTCATCCATTCTATATTACGATTCCTTTGTCCTCGTTGCTTCTCCCGCTCATCCATTAAGCCAAGTGGCACATACTACGATCGATATGATCAAGGACTACCCCTTTATCATGCTTGCGCCTGACACGTTGGGCCGCCGCTTCCTGGATCAAATCTTCAAGAAAAATAATATCCAGCCGAATATTATTATGGAGCTGTCGAGCAGTGAGGAAGTAAAGCGGATGGTCGAGATTAATCTTGGCATTGCCGTCGTATCCAAGCTGTCCATTGCCAATGAACTAAGGCTTGGCTCGCTCAAAATCATCAAAGTGACGGAGCTTGAACCCTATCATCCGGTAGCAGTCGTCTATAAATCCGGCAGATATTTAAATACGGCCATGCAGCAGTTTTTAAGCGACTTAAAAGGCATGCCTGAGCAATCATTTCTTGGCAGCGAGTAG
- a CDS encoding histidinol-phosphatase, with protein MKFDLHTHHERCGHADGMIEDYIIAALDAGLEVIGISDHSPYFGSEQDQPFPGIAMARSDFRSYVDEVLRLKEKYKDRIEVLLGMESDFFPQHAETYQDAYRNIPFDYLIGSVHQVSGVSIFNRNRWKGLSDEKQISEKVAYYELIQQSARSGMFDILGHIDAMKGYYPAFSDIPANEVIDDTLRVIAQCDVAIEINTSGGTKDVGGWYPSDAILERALHFGVNVTFGSDAHKPSRIGEDFELVRKRLKEIGFSKWVFYRKRQQIIVPL; from the coding sequence ATGAAATTCGACTTGCATACCCATCACGAACGTTGCGGCCACGCCGACGGCATGATCGAGGATTACATTATTGCCGCACTTGATGCAGGCCTTGAGGTTATTGGTATTTCCGACCATTCGCCGTATTTCGGAAGCGAGCAGGACCAGCCTTTTCCCGGCATCGCTATGGCCCGAAGCGATTTCCGGAGCTATGTAGACGAGGTTCTTCGCCTTAAAGAGAAATATAAAGACCGTATTGAAGTGCTCCTTGGCATGGAATCGGATTTCTTCCCGCAGCATGCCGAAACCTACCAGGATGCCTACCGCAATATTCCTTTTGACTATTTGATTGGTTCGGTCCATCAGGTCAGCGGAGTGAGCATCTTTAACCGCAACCGTTGGAAAGGCTTGTCCGATGAGAAGCAGATCTCGGAAAAAGTCGCGTATTACGAGCTGATCCAGCAATCCGCCCGCAGCGGCATGTTTGACATACTAGGCCATATTGATGCGATGAAGGGCTATTACCCGGCCTTCTCCGACATTCCGGCTAATGAAGTGATTGATGATACGCTCCGTGTTATCGCCCAGTGCGACGTTGCCATTGAGATCAACACTTCCGGCGGTACTAAGGATGTTGGCGGCTGGTACCCTTCCGATGCGATTCTCGAGAGAGCGCTTCATTTTGGAGTGAATGTCACGTTTGGCTCTGACGCCCATAAACCAAGCCGTATAGGCGAGGACTTCGAGCTGGTGCGCAAGCGCTTGAAGGAAATCGGCTTCTCGAAGTGGGTATTCTACCGCAA
- the corA gene encoding magnesium/cobalt transporter CorA, translated as MKIRHVNNGLFTHIEDINETLVPAAEGFYWIDADVEDLAILQPLFGMHDLAVEDCLSEEEQRPKIEIYENQYFIVINSIRFDDEEIFLRALNIFLGRHYIITITKQKLNELRTLKPVLWEQEVNRPDYFLYHLVDIVVDNYFLVGDRIDNRIEMLEEDILMNTKKTHLNEIIGLRGEILWLKKVLGPQKDLIATLNKRDLKLIDDQLQKYFSDIYENAVKIAESFDTYRELMGNLREAYQSTISARANEIMRVFTAMTTIFMPLTFITGIYGMNFDFIPGMHVRGGSIILLGIMLALGVGMLVVFRKKKWL; from the coding sequence ATGAAAATTCGTCATGTAAACAACGGGTTATTTACCCATATCGAAGACATTAATGAAACGCTGGTTCCGGCAGCGGAAGGCTTCTATTGGATTGATGCCGACGTGGAAGACCTCGCTATCCTGCAGCCGCTGTTTGGCATGCATGATCTGGCCGTCGAAGACTGCCTGAGCGAAGAAGAGCAGCGTCCGAAAATCGAAATTTATGAAAACCAATATTTTATTGTAATTAACAGTATCCGGTTCGATGACGAGGAAATTTTCCTCCGTGCGCTGAATATTTTTCTAGGCCGTCATTATATTATTACGATTACGAAGCAAAAGCTGAACGAGCTGCGCACGCTGAAACCCGTTCTGTGGGAACAGGAAGTTAACCGGCCGGACTATTTCTTATACCATCTCGTCGACATCGTGGTCGACAATTACTTCCTCGTAGGCGACCGGATCGACAACCGGATCGAGATGCTGGAAGAAGATATATTAATGAATACGAAAAAAACGCATCTAAACGAAATCATCGGTCTGCGCGGCGAAATTTTGTGGCTGAAGAAAGTGCTCGGCCCGCAAAAGGACCTCATCGCCACGCTGAACAAGCGGGATTTGAAACTGATCGACGACCAGCTGCAAAAGTACTTCAGCGACATCTACGAGAATGCCGTGAAGATCGCCGAGTCCTTCGATACGTACCGAGAGCTCATGGGCAACTTACGAGAAGCTTATCAGTCGACCATCTCCGCCCGGGCGAACGAAATCATGCGCGTGTTTACCGCGATGACCACGATCTTCATGCCGCTGACCTTTATAACCGGGATTTACGGGATGAACTTCGACTTTATCCCCGGAATGCATGTGCGCGGCGGATCGATCATTCTGCTTGGCATCATGCTCGCGTTAGGAGTAGGAATGCTTGTTGTGTTTAGGAAGAAAAAATGGTTATGA
- the mqnC gene encoding cyclic dehypoxanthinyl futalosine synthase: MSTLDQILDKALLGERITFDECVTLLESDEIEKMGEVANQLMLRRHPEPITTFVVGRNVNYTNICDVYCRFCAFYRAPGSNEGYVLSNETILNKIQETIDVGGTEILMQGGTNPNLPFSYYTDLLREIKQHFPDITMHSFSPAEIQKMKEVSEGLSLDEVIRQLNEAGLDSLPGGGAEILDDRTRRKISRLKGSWTDWMDVMKSAHRHGMNTTATMVYGFGETAEERALHLLRIRDAQDECIANAYDSKGFLAFICWPFQPDNTNMKKVEKSKPEEYLKMVAVSRIMLDNIDNFQSSWVTMGPEIGKQSLSYGCNDFGSTMIEENVVSAAGTTHKVNIELILQLIRESGKIPAQRDTKYNTLKMYDDNEHASKDFVMQN; the protein is encoded by the coding sequence ATGTCTACGTTGGACCAGATTTTGGATAAAGCGCTGCTCGGCGAACGGATTACGTTTGACGAATGCGTAACGCTGCTTGAATCCGATGAAATTGAAAAAATGGGCGAGGTTGCGAATCAGCTGATGCTGAGACGCCATCCCGAACCGATTACGACATTTGTCGTGGGCCGGAACGTCAACTATACAAATATTTGCGATGTCTATTGCCGGTTCTGCGCATTTTACCGCGCGCCGGGTTCGAATGAGGGTTATGTCCTCTCGAACGAAACGATACTTAATAAAATTCAGGAAACCATCGATGTAGGCGGTACGGAGATTCTGATGCAGGGCGGTACCAACCCGAACCTGCCGTTCTCCTATTACACGGACCTGCTTCGCGAGATTAAGCAGCACTTCCCGGACATTACGATGCATTCCTTCTCGCCTGCCGAAATTCAGAAGATGAAGGAAGTATCGGAAGGGCTGTCGCTCGACGAGGTGATCCGCCAGCTGAACGAAGCCGGCCTTGATTCGTTGCCGGGCGGCGGCGCCGAGATCCTTGATGACCGCACCCGCCGCAAAATCAGCCGTTTGAAGGGTTCTTGGACCGATTGGATGGACGTGATGAAATCTGCGCACCGTCATGGCATGAACACCACGGCAACGATGGTATACGGCTTTGGCGAGACCGCGGAAGAGCGTGCGCTTCACCTGCTCCGCATTCGCGACGCGCAGGATGAGTGTATCGCTAACGCTTATGATTCGAAAGGCTTCCTTGCGTTTATCTGCTGGCCGTTCCAGCCGGATAACACGAATATGAAGAAAGTCGAGAAGTCGAAGCCGGAAGAATATCTGAAGATGGTTGCGGTCAGCCGCATCATGCTCGACAATATTGATAACTTCCAGTCTTCCTGGGTGACCATGGGGCCGGAAATCGGCAAGCAGTCGCTTTCGTACGGCTGTAATGACTTCGGCAGCACGATGATCGAGGAAAACGTCGTATCTGCCGCGGGCACCACGCATAAAGTTAACATCGAACTTATTCTTCAGCTTATCCGCGAGTCCGGCAAAATCCCGGCACAACGCGATACGAAATACAATACGCTCAAGATGTACGATGACAACGAGCACGCTTCGAAAGACTTTGTAATGCAGAACTAA
- a CDS encoding FkbM family methyltransferase, with protein MDQQKLIAAIKQMEISLHREGINMREEITAPILDAIFDENTILRKKIACGLTFDFYYRTKIARDFLLAEPDCPDHVWEPQTTKLLKIFSREVKEVLIGGAYFGDQALIVAKEMLPLGGTVHCFEPNKDQFYMLQHNAELNGLDNIRAWQLGLWKDEQARMKLIGEDSFAHAELVTDHAGSENAEVFPTVSIDTYVKHQQIGSLDLILLDIEGLEHTVLQGAESQLNLTPDHAPNIIFEVHRNYVDWSNGLDQSDIVQYLQSFGYHIYALRDYNTNIDMTGKPVEIIPPDRVYLEGPPHGFNMIAVKNLSILDDPEIKLCYDVSPKLLTHKKTYLHQPTE; from the coding sequence ATGGACCAGCAGAAACTAATAGCCGCGATCAAGCAGATGGAGATCAGTCTTCACCGTGAAGGTATCAATATGCGGGAAGAAATAACGGCCCCCATACTGGATGCTATCTTTGACGAAAATACGATTCTGAGGAAGAAGATCGCATGCGGCCTAACTTTTGATTTCTACTACCGGACCAAAATAGCGCGTGACTTTCTGCTGGCCGAACCGGATTGTCCCGATCATGTATGGGAGCCGCAGACGACCAAGCTGCTGAAGATTTTCTCCCGAGAGGTTAAGGAAGTGCTGATTGGCGGAGCTTATTTTGGCGATCAGGCGCTGATCGTTGCGAAGGAGATGTTGCCGTTGGGCGGGACCGTGCATTGCTTTGAGCCCAACAAGGACCAGTTCTACATGCTGCAGCATAATGCGGAGCTGAACGGTCTGGATAATATACGCGCGTGGCAACTTGGCTTATGGAAAGACGAACAAGCCAGAATGAAGCTGATCGGAGAGGATTCCTTCGCCCATGCGGAGCTGGTAACGGACCATGCCGGCAGCGAGAATGCCGAGGTCTTCCCTACCGTTTCCATTGATACATACGTGAAGCATCAGCAGATTGGCAGCCTGGATCTGATTCTGCTTGATATCGAAGGGCTGGAGCATACCGTTCTTCAAGGCGCCGAGAGTCAATTGAATTTGACTCCGGATCATGCCCCCAATATCATCTTCGAGGTTCACCGCAACTACGTCGACTGGAGCAATGGGCTTGATCAAAGCGACATCGTCCAGTACCTGCAATCCTTCGGCTACCATATCTATGCCTTGCGCGATTACAACACCAACATAGATATGACCGGCAAGCCGGTGGAAATTATTCCTCCGGACCGGGTTTATCTCGAAGGTCCTCCGCATGGCTTTAATATGATCGCTGTCAAAAATCTTTCCATTCTTGATGATCCCGAGATCAAGCTGTGCTACGACGTCAGCCCCAAGCTGCTGACCCATAAAAAAACTTATCTCCATCAGCCAACGGAGTAA
- a CDS encoding aminotransferase class I/II-fold pyridoxal phosphate-dependent enzyme yields the protein MSDRHNPEKIAGRSFATKLLHFGAEIDEQTGASSAPIFQASTFHQADIQNPPHHDYSRSGNPTREALENYIALLEGGTRGFAFASGMAAISTAFMLLSAGDHVIVTEDVYGGTYRLLTAVLTRFNIETTFVDMTDFDQVKDAIKPNTKAVFMETPSNPTLKITDIARVTGWAKENGLLTMLDNTFMTPYHQRPFELGVDIVLHSATKFLSGHSDVLAGLAVTNDEALGRRLYQLQNGLGAVLSAHESWLLMRGMKTLQARMEHSERSARRLAEWLNDHPAVTRVFYPGLEDHPGRDIHEKQSKGYGAVVSFDVGSGESAASLLSRVQLPLVAVSLGAVESILSYPAKMSHAAMPREVRYERGITDGLVRYSVGLEDIEDLIADLDAALRG from the coding sequence ATGAGCGACAGACATAATCCCGAAAAAATCGCCGGACGCAGCTTTGCGACAAAGCTGCTTCATTTCGGCGCCGAAATTGATGAACAAACCGGCGCATCCAGTGCGCCGATTTTCCAAGCGTCAACCTTCCATCAGGCGGATATTCAAAATCCGCCGCATCATGATTACAGCCGTTCGGGCAACCCGACCCGCGAAGCGCTCGAAAACTATATCGCTTTGCTGGAAGGCGGTACCCGCGGTTTCGCTTTCGCTTCCGGCATGGCGGCGATCTCGACGGCGTTTATGCTGCTGTCCGCAGGCGATCATGTGATCGTAACGGAGGACGTGTACGGCGGTACATACCGTTTGCTTACGGCTGTGCTGACCCGTTTCAATATTGAAACCACGTTTGTGGACATGACGGATTTCGATCAGGTGAAAGACGCGATTAAACCGAACACGAAAGCCGTGTTTATGGAGACGCCGTCCAACCCTACGCTCAAGATCACGGACATCGCGCGGGTAACGGGCTGGGCAAAAGAAAACGGCCTCCTGACAATGCTCGACAATACGTTTATGACGCCTTACCACCAGCGTCCGTTTGAGCTTGGCGTAGACATTGTGCTTCATAGCGCTACGAAGTTCCTGAGCGGTCATAGCGACGTGCTGGCTGGACTGGCCGTAACAAATGACGAAGCGCTCGGACGCCGGCTGTATCAGCTTCAGAACGGCCTTGGCGCGGTTCTGAGCGCTCACGAGAGCTGGCTGCTGATGCGCGGTATGAAGACGCTGCAAGCCCGCATGGAGCATAGCGAACGAAGTGCCCGCAGATTGGCGGAATGGCTGAATGATCATCCGGCGGTTACGAGAGTGTTCTACCCCGGTCTTGAAGATCATCCGGGCCGTGACATTCACGAGAAGCAATCGAAGGGCTACGGAGCTGTTGTGTCCTTCGACGTAGGCAGCGGCGAGAGCGCTGCGTCGCTTCTAAGCCGCGTTCAGCTGCCGCTCGTTGCGGTTAGCCTTGGCGCGGTGGAAAGTATTTTATCTTACCCGGCCAAAATGTCGCATGCGGCAATGCCGAGAGAAGTTCGCTACGAGCGGGGAATTACGGACGGTCTCGTTCGTTACTCGGTAGGACTCGAAGATATCGAGGATCTGATCGCGGATCTGGACGCAGCCCTGCGCGGATAA
- a CDS encoding MFS transporter, which translates to MLKYGQFLKLGAFVLDHRALRGWKMYDWANSAFATTMMAAVLPVYYSDVAGVHLIGNRAETYWGYTQSIAMLLVAVLSPILGAIADYTGSKLRFLSVFMLLGVLSCVFMAFAGEGDWLLASSLMVLGSIGFSGGNTFYDAMLADGVPQELRDRVSSQGYAYGYAGGGLLLLINVIMIEGWDKLGFPSKTFATQMVFITVGIWWLLFSIPILRWVKETRKPTGHLGKGEVIRAGFVRIGKTFSVIKRYPELLKYMASFWFFNDGINTVIVMATIYGAGIGIETSDLIIALLITQFVGWPCTILFGRLAGRFGSKRMLYYSLLIYVLIVGLGFFMTSAIHFYALAIMVGLVQGGSQAVARSIYANLVPPSRTGEFFGFLALSSKFSSFAGPFVFSVVGTITGSSRVAILSLIAFFIIGIVLLWKVNLEKGAREAAEEEMA; encoded by the coding sequence TTGCTGAAGTATGGCCAATTCCTAAAACTGGGGGCGTTTGTTCTGGATCATAGAGCATTGCGTGGCTGGAAAATGTACGACTGGGCAAACTCCGCCTTTGCCACTACGATGATGGCAGCGGTGCTGCCGGTTTATTATTCCGATGTCGCAGGCGTCCATCTGATAGGCAACCGGGCCGAGACCTACTGGGGTTATACCCAAAGCATTGCGATGCTGCTTGTGGCCGTGTTGTCGCCGATTCTTGGGGCCATTGCCGATTATACGGGCTCCAAGCTGAGGTTTTTGTCCGTATTTATGCTGCTTGGCGTCTTGTCTTGCGTATTTATGGCGTTTGCCGGGGAGGGAGACTGGCTGCTGGCCTCAAGCTTGATGGTGCTGGGATCTATAGGCTTCTCCGGAGGAAATACCTTCTATGACGCGATGCTGGCGGATGGCGTGCCGCAGGAGTTAAGGGACCGCGTAAGCTCGCAGGGCTATGCTTACGGTTATGCCGGAGGCGGCCTGCTGCTGCTTATTAACGTTATCATGATTGAAGGCTGGGATAAGCTGGGCTTCCCGAGCAAAACATTCGCTACCCAAATGGTCTTTATTACGGTGGGGATTTGGTGGCTCCTGTTCTCCATACCGATTCTTCGCTGGGTAAAGGAAACCAGGAAACCAACCGGCCATCTTGGCAAAGGTGAAGTCATTCGGGCTGGTTTTGTCCGGATCGGGAAAACCTTCTCGGTTATTAAGCGATATCCCGAGCTGCTGAAATATATGGCTTCTTTCTGGTTTTTCAACGATGGAATCAATACGGTTATTGTCATGGCAACGATTTACGGAGCGGGTATCGGCATTGAGACAAGCGATCTGATTATCGCGCTTTTAATTACGCAATTTGTCGGGTGGCCGTGCACCATCCTGTTCGGCAGGCTGGCCGGTCGCTTTGGCTCGAAGCGCATGTTGTATTATTCCTTGCTGATCTATGTCCTCATCGTCGGGCTTGGCTTCTTTATGACCAGCGCCATTCATTTCTATGCGCTTGCCATCATGGTTGGCCTTGTCCAGGGCGGAAGCCAGGCGGTGGCCCGTTCGATCTATGCCAATCTGGTGCCTCCTTCGCGAACCGGCGAGTTTTTTGGCTTCTTGGCGCTGTCGAGCAAGTTTTCCTCTTTTGCGGGTCCGTTTGTCTTCTCGGTAGTAGGGACAATTACCGGTTCGAGCCGGGTAGCGATTTTGTCTCTGATTGCCTTTTTCATCATCGGAATCGTTTTGTTGTGGAAAGTAAATTTGGAAAAAGGCGCGCGCGAAGCGGCAGAGGAAGAGATGGCATAA
- the cysK gene encoding cysteine synthase A produces MPNIYSNLTELIGNTPLLELTHYNKSQESLAKVIAKLEYFNPAGSVKDRIGFAMIKDAEEKGKLAPGSVIIEPTSGNTGIALAFAAAALGYRLIIILPESFSIERRKLLEALGAELVLTPASEGMSGAIRKADELAAQIPGSYIPMQFSNPANPEIHKTTTAEEIWRDTDGQVDIFVAGVGTGGTISGVGERLKELNPAVKIIAVEPYSSAVLSGGERGPHLIQGIGAGFVPDNYNASVVDEIVTVKNEDAYKTSRMLARSEGLLVGISSGAAAFAASELAKRPENKGKTIVVLLPDTGERYLSANLYDEA; encoded by the coding sequence ATGCCCAACATTTACAGTAATTTGACGGAGCTGATCGGCAATACACCATTGCTTGAGCTTACTCATTACAATAAGAGTCAGGAGTCGCTTGCGAAGGTTATTGCGAAGCTGGAGTACTTCAATCCGGCTGGCAGCGTAAAGGACAGAATTGGTTTTGCGATGATTAAGGATGCGGAGGAAAAAGGCAAGCTTGCTCCGGGCTCCGTTATTATTGAGCCAACAAGCGGCAACACCGGCATTGCGCTTGCTTTTGCAGCCGCGGCTTTGGGCTACCGGTTAATTATTATTTTGCCGGAGTCGTTCAGTATCGAACGCCGCAAGCTGCTGGAGGCGCTTGGCGCGGAGCTTGTGCTTACGCCGGCATCCGAAGGAATGTCGGGAGCAATCCGCAAAGCCGATGAACTCGCTGCTCAAATCCCGGGTTCCTACATACCGATGCAATTCTCAAACCCTGCGAACCCTGAGATTCATAAAACAACAACCGCAGAGGAAATCTGGCGCGATACCGACGGTCAGGTGGATATCTTTGTTGCCGGCGTAGGTACGGGCGGCACGATCTCCGGCGTAGGCGAACGCTTGAAGGAGCTTAATCCTGCCGTAAAAATTATTGCCGTCGAGCCTTACAGTTCCGCGGTCTTGTCGGGCGGCGAAAGAGGCCCTCACCTGATCCAAGGGATTGGCGCCGGGTTTGTGCCGGACAACTATAACGCGTCTGTCGTGGACGAAATAGTTACGGTCAAAAACGAAGACGCGTACAAGACTTCCCGTATGCTGGCCCGCAGCGAAGGCTTGTTGGTCGGCATCTCTTCCGGCGCTGCGGCATTCGCGGCATCTGAACTGGCGAAACGCCCGGAGAACAAGGGCAAAACGATCGTGGTGCTTCTCCCGGACACGGGCGAACGTTACCTGTCGGCGAATTTGTACGACGAAGCTTAA
- the metA gene encoding homoserine O-acetyltransferase MetA, protein MPIKVPDSLPAKEILNNENIFVMDESTAFHQDIRPLRIAILNLMPTKETTETQLLRLIGNTPLQVEIVLLHPKTHTSKNTSHEHLESFYKTFDDIKDQYYDGLVITGAPVEHLNFEDVNYWEELKDIMDWSRRQVTSTFHICWASQAGLYHHYGVPKYELDKKIFGVFPHTTEKQNVNLLRGFDEMFFVPQSRHTEVRREDIENIGDLDILSESEDSGVYIVASKDGRQIFVSGHSEYDPLSLKYEYDRDKAKGLEIELPKNYFPGDNPEKLPYSTWRSHANLLFSNWLNYYVYQQTPYDLGAGI, encoded by the coding sequence ATGCCGATTAAAGTACCTGATTCTTTACCAGCCAAAGAGATTTTGAACAATGAGAACATTTTCGTTATGGATGAAAGCACCGCTTTCCATCAAGACATCCGTCCATTACGGATTGCCATTTTGAACTTGATGCCGACCAAGGAAACGACGGAAACGCAGCTTCTTCGCCTGATTGGCAATACGCCGCTGCAGGTGGAGATTGTACTGCTGCATCCGAAGACCCATACGTCCAAAAACACGTCGCACGAGCATCTGGAATCGTTCTACAAAACTTTCGATGACATTAAGGACCAGTATTATGACGGTCTTGTTATTACTGGCGCTCCGGTCGAGCATCTGAACTTCGAGGACGTGAATTATTGGGAAGAGCTGAAGGACATTATGGATTGGAGCAGGCGTCAGGTGACTTCGACCTTCCATATTTGTTGGGCCTCGCAGGCCGGCTTGTACCACCACTACGGCGTACCGAAATACGAACTGGACAAAAAGATCTTCGGGGTGTTCCCGCATACAACCGAGAAGCAGAACGTCAATCTGCTCCGCGGCTTTGACGAAATGTTCTTTGTCCCTCAGTCCCGCCATACCGAAGTTCGCCGCGAGGATATCGAGAATATCGGGGATCTGGATATTTTGTCCGAGTCCGAAGATTCCGGCGTATATATTGTAGCTTCCAAGGACGGCAGACAAATTTTCGTCAGCGGGCATTCGGAATACGATCCGCTATCGCTGAAATACGAGTATGACCGGGATAAAGCAAAAGGGCTGGAGATTGAGCTTCCGAAGAACTATTTCCCGGGAGATAATCCGGAAAAACTCCCTTATTCGACATGGCGCTCCCATGCGAACTTGCTGTTCTCGAACTGGTTGAACTATTATGTATACCAACAAACGCCTTATGATTTGGGCGCCGGTATCTAA
- a CDS encoding aminotransferase class I/II-fold pyridoxal phosphate-dependent enzyme: protein MKIESHLAHIGSEKEPVTGAVSFPIYQATAFRHPKLGQSTGFDYARTKSPTRTVLEEAAAQLESGDAGFACSSGMAALTTIFALFSQGDHLIVSLDLYGGTYRLLEKIMSRYGVTASYVDTNDLDGMSELLQPNTKAVLIETPTNPLMMITDLERVSAWAKSKGLLTIVDNTLLTPFFQRPIELGADIVVHSATKYLGGHNDVLAGLIVTKGKELSEQIAFLHNSLGAVLGPQDSWLLMRGMKTLALRMERHQLNATAIANFLLEHEAIEDVYYPALPHHPGHDVQNKQSSGNTGIFSFRLKDARYVEPILRHIQLIAFAESLGGVESLMTYPAVQTHADIPAEIRQKIGVDDRLLRFSVGIEHADDLIADLDQALAAAKREIEGA, encoded by the coding sequence ATGAAAATTGAAAGTCATCTTGCGCATATCGGTTCCGAGAAGGAGCCTGTAACGGGTGCGGTAAGCTTCCCGATTTATCAAGCAACGGCGTTCCGCCATCCTAAGCTTGGCCAAAGCACTGGCTTTGATTATGCCCGCACCAAAAGTCCGACGCGTACCGTTCTGGAAGAAGCGGCGGCTCAGCTCGAATCCGGTGACGCAGGGTTTGCCTGTAGTTCCGGTATGGCCGCTCTGACAACGATCTTCGCTTTGTTCAGCCAAGGCGACCATCTGATCGTCTCGCTTGATTTGTATGGCGGCACATACCGTTTGCTTGAAAAAATCATGTCCAGATACGGCGTTACGGCTTCGTATGTAGATACCAACGATCTTGACGGCATGTCCGAGCTGCTCCAGCCCAATACGAAGGCGGTTCTGATCGAGACGCCAACGAATCCGCTGATGATGATTACCGACCTGGAGCGGGTATCCGCTTGGGCGAAGTCCAAAGGACTTCTTACTATTGTAGATAATACGCTGCTTACTCCGTTCTTCCAGCGTCCTATTGAGCTTGGCGCGGACATCGTAGTCCACAGCGCAACCAAATATTTGGGCGGTCACAATGACGTGCTTGCCGGTCTGATCGTAACGAAAGGCAAAGAGCTCTCCGAGCAAATAGCTTTCCTGCACAACTCGCTTGGCGCCGTTCTTGGACCGCAGGACTCCTGGCTTCTGATGCGCGGCATGAAGACGCTGGCGCTTCGCATGGAACGCCATCAGCTCAACGCAACGGCTATTGCGAATTTTCTGCTGGAGCACGAGGCGATTGAGGATGTCTATTATCCCGCGCTTCCACACCATCCGGGTCATGATGTGCAGAACAAGCAATCTTCGGGCAATACCGGCATTTTCTCCTTCCGTCTGAAGGATGCCCGTTACGTAGAGCCAATCCTCCGTCATATCCAGCTGATCGCGTTTGCGGAAAGCCTTGGCGGCGTAGAGTCGCTTATGACATATCCGGCTGTTCAGACGCATGCGGATATTCCGGCGGAAATTCGTCAGAAGATCGGCGTCGACGACCGTCTCCTTCGTTTCTCGGTAGGAATCGAGCATGCCGATGATTTGATTGCCGATCTCGATCAGGCTTTAGCTGCGGCAAAACGCGAAATCGAGGGGGCTTAA